TAAAGCGATGATGGAAACCCGCTCTGGTTTAACTCGTCGTAAGCTGGATGAAGCTATTGGTAAAATGGAGGCAGAAGGCCATCAATTTACTAAGAATAATGCTAACCATTATTCAATCACTTTAGATGAAGCGCACATGCTAATGGACGCGGCAGAAGTGCCAAAATTCCATGAGCGTAAAAAGAATTCAGAAAATAAACCGTGGATTATCAACGTACAGAACCAAAAGGGTGGTACGGGTAAATCAATGACTGCGGTTCATTTGGCTGCATGCCTAGCACTAAACTTAGATAATCGTTACCGCATTTGTCTGATTGACCTTGACCCTCAAGGCTCATTACGTTTGTTCTTAAATCCACAAATCAGTGTGGCAGAACATGACAACATTTACTCTGCGGTTGATATCATGCTGGGTAACGTACCTGATGGTGTGGAAATCGATCGAGAATTCCTACATAAGAACGTACTGCTACCGACGCAATACCCGAACTTGAAGTCGATTTCAGCATTCCCAGAAGATGCAATGTTTAACGCCGAAGCATGGCAAACACTATCTGAAGACCCATCGCTAGACATCGTTCGTCTGTTGAAAGAGCAGTTGATTGATAAGATCGCGAATGATTTCGACGTGATTATGATTGATACCGGCCCACACGTAGACCCACTTGTATGGAACGCAATGTACGCGTCGAATGCGTTGCTGATCCCTTGTGCGGCTAAACGTCTTGACTGGGCTTCGACAGTAAACTTCTTCCAACATCTACCAACTGTGTACGAGATGTTTCCGGAAGACTGGAACGGTCTTGAGTTTGTTCGTCTGATGCCAACCATGTTCGAAGACGACAACAAGAAGCAAGTTTCTGTTCTAACTGAAATGAACTATCTTCTAGGTGACCAAGTTATGATGGCCACTATTCCTCGTAGCCGTGCATTCGAAACCTGTGCTGACACCTACAGCACTGTGTTTGATTTGACCGTTGGCGACTTCGAAGGTGGTAAGAAAACGCTCGCTACTGCACAAGATGCGGTACATAAGAGTGCACTAGAACTAGAGCGCGTACTGCACTCTAACTGGCCGTCATTGAATCAGGGGTAATGGATAAATGGCATTGAAAACGTCTGAATTAAACGCGAAATTATTTGGTAAAACCAATAAGCGTCGTGTTGCGACACCTCAAGAAGCGCAAACGGCGGCAAAAGACAAAGCACAAACTATCGAACTTGCTGTCGCAGGTGAGAATACTGTTCAATTTGAATTGGTGCGCATTCCTGCGGATAAAGTGGCGACTGACACAAGCGTATTTGCAGAGAACGCTCGCGAGCAATCTTTCCTAAACGAACACGCTTTATCGGATGTGTTGGTGACGTTGAAAGAACGTGGTCAACAATATCCAGCGGTTGGTCGTCGCACTGAAGATGGCAAGATTGAAGTATTAGACGGTAGCCGTCGTCGTATGTCTTGTATCTTAGCGGGGCAGGATTTCTTGGTTTACGTTGGTGACGGCATCAACACGGACCACGCGAAATTCCTTTCTGATGTTGCAAACGCGCACAAGCCGCTGTCTCTATACGAAAAAGGTAAAGAGATGCAGGCGAAGCTTGAAAGTGGCGAAGCGGAAGACCAAAAAGCATTAGCGAAAATTTTCCAGTGCAGTGAAGCATTGGTGAGTGGTGCATTAAAAGCCGCTGCACTTCCACTTGAACTTCTGCAAGCTTATCCGAATGTTGGTGATTTAGGTCGTCCAACGATTGTTAAGCTGCATAAGCAGTTCTCGACGTTGAACGGCGAACAACAACAAAACTTGTTGGATAAGTGTCGTACGTCGGAAGGTTATTTGTGGCAGCGCAGTACAGCTCAAGGTGTGGCTCGTCTTACTAAAGAAGTCACAGAAAGCATCGAAAGCTGGATTGCAGAATTAGCGCCTGCGAAGCCAGCTAAGAAAGCAGAAAAAGTCGATTTAGTTAAAGGTCGTGCAAGCTACAGCCGTAAAGGTAACAACCTTGCTCTTAACTTGAAGAAAGTTGACGATAGCTTGATGGAAGAAATTCTTGCTTTCGTTGAGAGTAAAATGAAGTAAAACGCTTCTTGTTTGTAACCGCCTTCGGGCGGTTTTTTTATGTTTGCAATTTGGCAAAGTCTCCATGAATCGAGATGTGATAACATGGCGTCAGTTTAATGCTCGGATATACGTAATGCTCGCACAATCTGAATTCCTTTCTCAGCTTCAGCTCCAATCTTCCAAAGCCTTTCAACGCAATGGCGTGGTGATTTATGGTGATGCCGATTGGCAAAACGCCTTGATTACCGACTTCCATCAGAAGCAACACAATCAAACTTGGTTCTGTGTAGGGGATTGGCAACTAGAAAATACCCACTGCGTAAATGCAAAACAAGGCAATATGTTGCTCGGCCGTGAGTGTGACGTGCTTCTGTTTGACGCGAGAAAAGAGTTTGACGCCAACAGTTTTACTTCGGCTCTTGGCGCGCTCGTCGGCGGTGGATTATTGATTGTGGTTGCCAATAAAAAACAAGATGCGGATGAAGCCGAATTGTGGTTGCAAACGCAATGGCAACAACTCACCGTGATTGAGGAGAATTTGCCATTACCTCCATTGCCAGATTTCATCCAAGCGGAAAAAGCGCATCAGTATAGCGAGCAAACTGAAGCGGTTTCTTTTATCGAAAAAGTGGTGACAGGGCATCGTAAACGTCCTTTAGTATTAACCGCCGATCGTGGTCGAGGAAAAACCAGTGCGTTAGGCATTGCATGCGCGCAGCTTCTATCGCAAAAGTCATTACGAATTCTCGTCACAGCGCCAAGCATCAAAGCGGTTGAACCTGTTTATCAGCATGCGCTGAGAATGCTATCAACCGCGCAACGAGTTAAGAAAGATAGATTGGAAGTTGGGAAGGGTTATATTCAGTTTATAGCACCGGATGAATTACTCTCTACTTTACCTGAGTGCGATTTATTGTTGGTTGACGAAGCCGCAGCGGTCCCAGTTCCTATGCTTAAGCAGATTACTGAGCAATATCATCGTCTCGTTTTCTCAACCACCATTCATGGCTATGAAGGTTGTGGTCGTGGCTTTACGCTTAAGTTTGTTGATTGGCTACAAAAGCAAAGACCCGGAATGAAGCTTTGCCATCTTCAACAACCTATTCGATGGGCAGTAAATGACAACTTGGAATCTTGGTTGTACCAAGCATTTTTACTGGATTCAGAACTTACACCGAGTCAGCCTGTCGAGCTTGGCGATATTTCATTAATCAACCTCCGTAAATCAGAGTTGATTTCTAATCTTTCCGTATTGAAAACGTGCTTCGCGTTACTCGTGAATGCGCATTATCAAACCTCGCCAAATGATTTGCTGCATCTTCTGCAAGATGAACATTGCCAGATCTACGTAGCTCAGAATAAGAATGAAGTCGTCGGGGTGATGTTAACGGTGGAGGAGGGTAACCTCGATTCGAATCTCGTTAAAGATATTCAGATTGGGAAACGTCGTCCGAAAGGGCATCTGGCGCCAGTGACTATCATCAATCAACTTGGTTATTCTGAAGTGGGTGCGCTTTCTACTTTGAGAGTCATGCGAATTGCGGTTCATCCAGACTTGCAAGGGCAAGGCATTGGCCAACAAATGCTAAAGCAGTTGGAACAAACTATCCCGCCTCATATCTCTTATTTGTCCACCAGCTTTGGTGCGACAGAAGAACTGATTGCGTTCTGGCAACGTTCTGGTTTCGAATCCATTCGTCTTGGAAGTATGCGAGATGCAGCTAGTGGGTGTTACTCGTTGTTAATGGTTCGTCAGTGTGGCCCACAACAAGCTTGGATTTACGAAGCTAAGTCGTTATTCGAAGAACTGTTGCCATTGAGTGCGGCGTCTACGTATCCTAAGTTGGAACCAAGTTTGATTCGAGCACTGCTGCCAGGCTCTGTATCCACTTGCCAACCCCATTTGACGAAACGCACTTTAGTCGAGTGTTACGCTCAAGGTGGAAACAACTTTGAATCTGTCTCTGTTTGGATTCAGCAATGGTTACTACGATGTGGTTTGGCTGATGTGTCTGATTTGATGATTAGCAAATTATTCTTAAACAAAGACTGGAGTGAGTGCGCTAAGCAATACGGCTTACCGGGGCGTAAGCAAGTTGAAGCGCAGATAAGAAACGAGCTACAAGTTTTGTTCGCTAAATTTACATTGTAAACAGAGCAAGCAATTTACACTGTAAAGTTGTTAAGAAGAGGGGAGGGTTTACACTGTAAATCCTCTCTTTTTTGTTTGCCACCTTAACCAAGGTTTTCGGTTGAGATGTAAAGCCAATCTCAATTTACACTGTAAACGCAAGTCGTGTGTAGTAACCTATGTGTAAAGTGAGCTAAATAATAAATTGTTATTAAAGTTAGATTGTTCATTGAGGAGGCTTTCCCATATATTCGAATAAAGATCGTGATGCTTTGGTTATGCAGGGACAGTTCCGCCCAAAAATGAATCCTAACGTGATTTAGAAATTCTGTGTCTGTCTACCTCAACCTTAGAAAAAGCGGGGCTTCCTTTAGTGATGTGAGCCTGATTCTGAGAAGTGAGAGGTTTGTTCAGAAAATGAATTTGGTTAGACTGAATTGGGTGATGGGTAGTAGATGGATTGGTTATGTGGAAGATATGCCTTGAATGGTCGGAAGACAAAACGAGGATTTTAGCTCGCCTACCGGGAGATATTGAACTCGGAGGTGAGCTAAATCAGAAGGAGTTACCTGAGCAGCTTCAAGCAATGAATGCCTGTCAGACATTTGTTGATGAAGCTGAAGTGGTTCGATTCATTAACTGTACTCGTGAGCGTAAATCAGAGGCATACGAAGGTATTGTCGTTGCGCAGATTAAGAATGCTCTGGTAGAAGTTGAACTGTCGAACAACGACATGCTCGCGAGCATGAAGATTGTAGGTGCTTATGGTGGCCGTGGTTTGCGTGGCCCTGAAATCGTTCAAGCACTTGCTCATGCGAGAGTATCGAAAGGCATCAATAAGTTGGCGCTTAAAAAAATCATGGTCGTCAGCAATCAACTCAAACCCGGAGAAACCTTCACTCAACCAGTCGCCGTTGGTAAACAACCAGTCAAAGGTAAAGACGCCATCTTTACGCCTCTCGTTAAAGACATCACCAAACGTATCCTCAAACCGAAAGAAGGCCAAACCACTAGCGACAAAATTGATTTACGAAACTTAGGTGAAACCATTGCCGTGGACGTGGGTGATGAGGTCATGCGTCGAACACCTGCTACCAAGGGCGTTCCAGGTTTTACTGTCCAAGGGCGAGTGATTCCTCCTCAAGCCGGTAAAGACAGTCCTATAAAACCGGGTAAGGGGACAGAAATCAGCAAAGCCGACCCTAACCTTCTGCTCGCTTCTGTATCTGGTACGCCACTCATCAAAGATAAAACAATCGAAGTCGATAGCGCTCTGTGTTTAAACAGTGTGGGTGTGAACACAGGACATGTGAAGTTTAAAGGCAATGTCATCATCGGCGGTAACATTGAATCAGGTATGATCGTAAAAGCGACCGGCTCTATTACCGTTGGCGGGTTTATTGAATCCGCGGACGTTCAAGCTGAGGGCGACATTCAGGTCGCGAAAGGCATTATTGGCCACACCGTGAGTGATGGTCAGCCGAAAAGCTGCCACGTTCGAACCAAAACATCGATTCGTGCCAGTTACGCCCAGTATTGTGAATTGCAGTCAGGAGAGGATATAGAGCTGGCTGTACACAGCATGAATAACGACATTGAGTGTGGACGCAACCTGACGGTACTCGATGCTAGCGGTAAAAACGGCACTTTAAGTGGTGGTGATGCGAAAGTAGGAAGTAAGGTAGTTTGTTCGCAACTTGGGGTAGAAGGCGATACTGCAACGAAAGTCGAGGCGTTTGCCCGTTACGCCTTATACAGAGAACGCATTGCCAGCTTAAAAGAAGAATACAAATCGGCCCAAGAAGGTACGATGGATGTAATTCGGAAGGAACTTGAATTTAAGAAGCGCCCCAAAGCAGAGCGTACCGATGAAGAGCAAGCTCAAATCGAAGTAATGAAAGCGCAAAACAATGCTCGTCTTGAAGAGGTTAAACAGAAGCTAGAACAGACTGAGCACGAGTTTGAGGTCTCGTTGGAAGAGAATATCGTCGAAGCCAAAGATCGCGTATTTACTCGCGTTACAGTGCAGTTTGGGGACGAACAAGTGACAACCAAACGTACTCATGGTGGCTGTGTGTTTAGCTTTAACCAATACGAAATCAAAGTGGCGGCGAATTTAGAGGAAGAAGACGTCGTCGCGATCTAACTCTTTAATTGAAAGAATTGAAAAGCCCGTGTATTGAGAGGTACACCGGCTTTTGTTTTTAAACGTTAGGCAATGTGTTCGTGGTAGTAAGTACCAAGTGCACGTATATCACTGCTGCACATGATCTTCATTGCTTGTTTAATCTGGTTAATGGGCCAATCCCACCACCTGACCTCTAACAGCATAGCGATACACTCGTCATCGAAACGTTGGCGAACAATATGATTGTGACCAACAACAATCGAGTAGGGCGGAACATCTTTAGTGATGACCGATCGCGCACCAATCACGGCACCATCTCCAATCTTCACGCCCGGCATGATCATCGCTTCGCTGCCAATCCATACGTCATTCCCTACTACGGTATTACCTGCGCGCTCAAAGCCGCTTTGTACATCTTCTCCAAACTCTTCTGGAGAAAATGGAAAGGTAGAAATCCAATCTACACGGTGGCCTTGATTGCCAGCCATCATAAAGGTAGCGCCAGAAGCGATTGAACAGAACTTGCCAATGAGCAGTTTGTCCACTTCGCCATAAGCACCATCTTGCCACTCTTGTTGGGTAACGCTGTCGCCCATCAAATAACGAACTGATTGATCTTCAAATGTTTTACCGTGATAAAACCCCGAGTAATAACTGTAATCTCCCACCTCGATATTCGGGTTAGTGACATGGTCTTTAATCACTTGCCCTTTTAACCAAGTATCGAATGCCTTCATTCGTGATTCTCCATTCAAATTTTAAGTTGTATGCAGTGTAGAGTCTTTCTATTATTTCCAGTAGATTGTTTTTAGAGATTCATGATTACCATATGGAAATAAAGTGGCTAAGCTACGTGCCGATGTACATCGCTCTATGTGAAGAGAAGAGTATTGCTGGTGCGGCGAAAAAATTGCGTTGCTCAAACGCGCACGCGAGCCGCCAATTGAAGCAGTTGGAAGAGATTCTGTTAGTACAGTTGATTCAACGTACAACAAGGCAATTTAATCATACTTACGATGGGCTGCGCTTTTATCAGCAAGTAAAGGGTTTAATGGAAGGAGCGGAGCAGATTAACGAACAAGTGATGGAAAGTGACCGAGTAGCTGGGCATTTGCGCATCGCGGCATCGGCGTCATTTGGTGCCGTGTTATTGAACCGAGCATTGATCGAGTTTCGCCAGTTATATCCTGAAGTGACGTTCGAAGTGATCTTTTCAGAAACGCCTTTGGATCTTATTGAGTCTGGCTTTGATGTGTCGTTTTTCTTCACGAACAATCCACCCGAGGGTTATATCGGTCACCATCTGCGCTCTTTACACTGTAAACCGTTCGCACATAAAGCGTACTTGTCTAACAAACCACGCATAGCTACGCCGGAAGATCTTTATCAGCTTGACCATATTGTGTATCGCAATGAAGTGTTAAACCTTGATACATGGCGCTTTCATCATTTGCAAACCAAACAGGAAGTGTCAGTAGTTTTGCAAAGTGTACTCAGTTTTAACCTTGTACAATCCATGCTTGAAGCAACGTTAGCGGGATGTGGTGTGGCGATGCTAGATGAATTTGCCTTGGAGAAACTTAATTGTGAAGAGCGAACGCAACTTGTGCCTCTGCTTCCTGATTGGCAGACAGATGCGATCTTACTGCTCTACATTCTTTACCCTAAGCGTGAGCATTTACCAAAGCGTACACGCGTGTTTATTGAGCACTTTAAACAGCAATCATCTTAGAGCGTCAGATTTTCCTGAGAATGAAGCTCTGTAATGTCTTCTGTGCCTTGGAAGTGTTGATTACAGGTACGGCAGTAAAACTGTGGTGTTAACTCGTGATAGGGGTTTCCGGTAAAACAGCGTGAAACCAACACCATCAAGCGCGCGGTTTTACCGTTGAAGTTTTCCAGTGTAGCGTCATTGCGCTTCATCACGCGTTTATGTTCGGTGGGCTTGTTGCAGAGTGAGCAGAATTTTACAGGCATAAGTCTCTCATTTCGTTTTGTGACATTGAATCGCATTAAAGAGTACTGTGCTTGGTGAGTAAAAAGTAAGCAAGTTATGAACGATAATCGATACTAATGCCTACTTGCGCATTTATATACAGTGTAGTTATTGAAAAGAGAAAGGATTTCACTCCCCGATATTTTAAAGGCAAAAAAATATCGGGGAGGAAATCTTTTAGCTAACTAAGACGAGAGTATGGACATTTACAGCTCGTAACGTAGCCCGAAGTGGTAGTAGCTTTCATCTGCATGAGCACCACCAAACGAGACTTCTTGTGCGTTGTCGTAACCGCGAGAGCCATTACGGTCAACGTAACTGGTGTAGATAGAAGAGCGAGGGGTCAGTTTGTATTGCACTTCAACTGTCGTGTCTTTCAGTTCAAGCTCGTCACCATCGCTGTTTTCCAGAGAGCGGTAACCCGCACGGAGCGCCCATTTATCATTTACACTGTAAACTGCTGTCAGCTCCATGACTTTATCGGTGCTGGTTTCAGAGAAGTAGCCTTCTAACTCATCTTCTGAGTAAAGCGCACCTAGCATCAGATCACCCAAGTAATAGCGTGTACCCGCACCCCAAAAGGTGTAATCGGTATCGTTGTTTTCACGTGCATCGCCTTTACTTTTTTGCATTGCGACTACTGGGGCTAATGTACCCAAATCGCCCATTTCTAGGGTGTAGCGTAATGCGGCGTTGTAGCCGTAATCTAATTCAGACGTGTTGTTACCTAGGATGTAAGCCACAGATGCATCAAAGTTGCCAATGCGGTTCTGGTATTGCAGCGTACCGTCTTGACGGAAAACTTGTGTTGCGGTTTTATCAACTTTATTTGCTTGGCGCGCCATAGATACGTCTGATGACGCGAACACATCACCAATGTCGGTAAACATGATCAATCCTGATGCAACACGACCCCCAGTGATTCGACCGTAATCTTGCGCATCTATACCTGCCCAAACGTAACGCGCTGTCAGAGAGGGCTTGTCGTTCACTTGGTTGGCGTATTCTGCTGCGCCTACTTGGTATTGCGCTTGGCCAATCACAGAGGCATGTTCGTTGATAGTTTGTGAGCCATTTAAACCAATACGACCATCAAACTCGCCGTTTGTGTCGCCATGCTCGTCATTCTTATTGGTGACGTTAAAACCAAGACGTGAGTAAAGGTTTAAAACTGAACCGTCTTCTGCTTGATAAAGTTGAGCGGCCATCGCTGCGTTCGATGCCATTAAAGTAGGGAGAAGTAGAGTTAAAATGTGCTTTTTCATGTGAACGACCTTTTCGTTTCTATTGTTTTTAAGCACGACAAAGCCCCTTCCGAATAACGGAATAAAATCAATGTCGTGAGAAGTAGAGAGAGGGTGCGCCCTTGAAAGCTCAAGGACGCGAGCTAGTCCATTCCTATAGGGGTTAGAATGATTTAGCTTAAATCAACGTCTTTGCAGCCAAAGAAGTAGGTAGCTAGGAAGCCAACGATGTAAGAGATAAGTAGGCCACCAATGAACACCATCATGCCGGCAAAGATGCCGCTAGCCGAGGTCATCAGAGGGATTGCAACGATACCAGATGGACCGAATACGGTATTAAGGCCAACAGGTAAACCAAGGTAAGAGACTAAACCGATAAAGAAACCACCCGAAGCACCACCAATACAAGCCGTTACGAACGGTTTAACGCGAGGTAGCGTCACGCCGTAAATCAGTGGTTCACCGATGCCAAGTAAACCCGGAATAATGGCCCCTTTTACTTGTGTTCGTAACAGAGCATCTTTCTTCGCTTTGAAGTACAGCGCCATTGATGCCCCCACTTGACCACCACCTGCCATCGCGAGGATAGGGAATAGCGAGTTAAACCCTTGTGTTTCCATCAGTGCAAAATACACAGGGACGAAACCTTGGTGGATACCAAATACCACGGAAATTAAGAACAAACCTGCCAGAATCGCTGCGCCTATCGGGTTGTCATTCAAGTTTAGGAACAACCAAGACATGCCTTTGAATAGCTCACCACCGATTGGCATGATGATCAAAAACGTCACTGCACCCATGATCAAAAGAGTCACAACAGAAGTTAAGATCATGTCCAGATCGTCAGGCATATACTGACGCACTTTTTTCTCGACCTGAGCACCAACGATCGCTGCCATCAAAACGCCAATAATGTTGCCACGAGGATCAATCGCAAAACCGAAGAACTCATTCATTCCTGAATAAATGCCTGACGTTGCATCGGGGTTGTAACCCAACACAAATAGGGAAGCGAGTATGGCACCATTGACGCCTGAGCCACCGAAAGCTTGCTGAGCGTTGTAGCCAATTAGAATGCTTAAGAAAGCGAACAGACCTTTGCCAAAGACTTTCATGTAGGCAATCAAATCCAACATAAACTGGCTTGGCGTTTGGTCGAGCACGAAGATTTGTTCCAATAACGTGGCAAAACCGAGTAGCAAACCCGCAGCGATAAAGCCGGGAATCAGCGGGGTAAAGATGGTGGCAAACTTACTCAGAAAACGTTGAACCGCACTGGTTTGCTTACTCTTCATCTGTTTTTTCTGCTCTGCAGCGACAGCAGAAAGATCCTGTTGTGGTGCATCAGGCTCTTCGCTGTCACCAGAGATTAAGCTGTCGATCAACTCGTTCATCATATCGGCAGCTTGTTGAGCTTTACCGGGACCAAGAATGATCTGGAATTGCTCGTCGCTTTCTACCACACCCATTACGCCGGGAATTTGTTTAATGACGGATTGGTCCGCCAAGCTGTTATTCGTGAGAGATAAACGCAAACGCGTCATACAGTTACCGCATTTACTTACGTTGTTACTGCCACCCACTGCGGCAAGCAATTGCGATACTGTGTTTGAGGTAATTTTGGCCATAGGGACTATCCTTCAGGACTAGGGCTATTTAGTTATTATTTAGTGCTGCACGAATAAAACCGTTGTGCTCGGCGAGGCGAGACTTGGCATGCTCAGCATCCAAATCAGCCAGAATCATTAAAATCGCGGTCTTACAGTGACGCTCACACGCTTCAAGGGCTTTTTCTGCTTCTTCTTTTGTTGCGCCGGTTGCTTCAACTACGATGTTGGTTTGACGTTGAATCAACTTGGCGTTGGTTGCTTCTACATCCACCATTAAATTACCAAACACTTTACCGCTGCGAATCATTGCGCCGGAAGTCAGCATGTTCAGCACCAGTTTTTGTGCTGTGCCCGCTTTCATGCGTGAAGAGCCAGTTACTACTTCTGCACCCACTACCGGAAGAATCGCTATGTCTGCGGCTTCTGCCATTGCGCATGCTGGGTTACAAGCGATTGATGCCGTTGTAGCTCCTACAGATTTTGCGTACTCCAAACCACCTAAAACATAAGGCGTACGGCCGCTGGCGGCGATGCCAACCACAACATCATGCTGAGTCAGATTCAGCGTCTTTAAATCGTCTTGGCCCATTTGAGCGTTGTCTTCTGCGTTTTCTACCGCTTTCAAAATCGCTTGATGACCACCAGCAATTAAACCGATAACCATATCTGGGTGTGTGCCATAGGTTGGAGGACATTCACTCGCATCAAGAATACCAAGGCGGCCAGATGTACCTGCGCCCATGTAAATCAGACGGCCACCATTGGCGAACGCTTGGGTAATTGCATCGACGGTTTGCGCGATTTGTGGCAATACTGCTTGTACTGCTATAGCGACTTTCTGATCCTCTTGGTTGATGACTTGCAGCATCTCGATGGTAGAAAGGGTATCGATCTCAGCACTCGCAGGATTGCGGCTTTCTGTCACCAATCGGCTTAAATCAATTTTCATGTTCTGTACTCTTGTAAATGTTCAATCTGAGGGCGATTCTATGGAATAAAATATTCAGTTTAGGTGATAAAAATCACACTTGAGGTTATTCTTTGTTCAGTGAAAGTTTGGAATAATGGCTGGAAATACTGACGCGATATCCTGCTAAGATACAATGGTTGTTAAACTAATCAGTCAGTTAAAGAAAAGTGCGATTATTTCTGTTTTGGAATAATTTATTTAAAGTTTTTGGAATTTTGTCGTGTCCGTTATCAATAAAATCGTCGCAAGACGTACACAACTCTCTCAAAGTGGTCGTCTGGTTGGCGATTGGATTGTCGAAAATGCAGAGAAATCCGCGCAATTGACCAGTCAAGAGCTTGCTGAACAAGTGCAAGTTAGCCAGTCGAGCATCGTTAAATTCACCCAGAGAATTGGTTATAAAGGCTATAGTGAGTTCAAATTGGCGTTGAACGAAGAGATTGGTCGTAAGCAAGCAATGCAATCCACGCCGCTGCACAGTGACATTTTGGCGGATGACCCGATTGCGGTGATTTCGCAAAAACTGGTTAAAGCGAAAACCGACGCTATGTTTCAAACGACCAATGCGCTCTCTTATGAGGCGTGTCATCAAGCGGTGAAGTGGTTAAGTGAAGCGCGCCGTGTGCAAGTGGTGGGCATTGGCGGCTCTGCGCTTACGGCAAAAGATTTGAGTTTTAAGCTGCTTAAGCTTGGGATTACCGCGCTATCAGAACAAGACAGTCACGTACAAATTGCAGTTGCGCGTACGCTTTCTTCAGAGGATGTGCAGATCGCGATTTCTTTTTCAGGAGAACGAAAAGAGATTCTGGTGGCTGCGGAAGCGGCGAAAGAGCAGGGAGCAAAGGTGATTGCTTTGTCAGCT
This portion of the Vibrio hyugaensis genome encodes:
- a CDS encoding AAA family ATPase, translating into MKREKTIENLQELAELTQQVQADRIEIVLEERSDNYFPPMSKAMMETRSGLTRRKLDEAIGKMEAEGHQFTKNNANHYSITLDEAHMLMDAAEVPKFHERKKNSENKPWIINVQNQKGGTGKSMTAVHLAACLALNLDNRYRICLIDLDPQGSLRLFLNPQISVAEHDNIYSAVDIMLGNVPDGVEIDREFLHKNVLLPTQYPNLKSISAFPEDAMFNAEAWQTLSEDPSLDIVRLLKEQLIDKIANDFDVIMIDTGPHVDPLVWNAMYASNALLIPCAAKRLDWASTVNFFQHLPTVYEMFPEDWNGLEFVRLMPTMFEDDNKKQVSVLTEMNYLLGDQVMMATIPRSRAFETCADTYSTVFDLTVGDFEGGKKTLATAQDAVHKSALELERVLHSNWPSLNQG
- a CDS encoding ParB/RepB/Spo0J family partition protein → MALKTSELNAKLFGKTNKRRVATPQEAQTAAKDKAQTIELAVAGENTVQFELVRIPADKVATDTSVFAENAREQSFLNEHALSDVLVTLKERGQQYPAVGRRTEDGKIEVLDGSRRRMSCILAGQDFLVYVGDGINTDHAKFLSDVANAHKPLSLYEKGKEMQAKLESGEAEDQKALAKIFQCSEALVSGALKAAALPLELLQAYPNVGDLGRPTIVKLHKQFSTLNGEQQQNLLDKCRTSEGYLWQRSTAQGVARLTKEVTESIESWIAELAPAKPAKKAEKVDLVKGRASYSRKGNNLALNLKKVDDSLMEEILAFVESKMK
- a CDS encoding tRNA(Met) cytidine acetyltransferase TmcA, which encodes MLAQSEFLSQLQLQSSKAFQRNGVVIYGDADWQNALITDFHQKQHNQTWFCVGDWQLENTHCVNAKQGNMLLGRECDVLLFDARKEFDANSFTSALGALVGGGLLIVVANKKQDADEAELWLQTQWQQLTVIEENLPLPPLPDFIQAEKAHQYSEQTEAVSFIEKVVTGHRKRPLVLTADRGRGKTSALGIACAQLLSQKSLRILVTAPSIKAVEPVYQHALRMLSTAQRVKKDRLEVGKGYIQFIAPDELLSTLPECDLLLVDEAAAVPVPMLKQITEQYHRLVFSTTIHGYEGCGRGFTLKFVDWLQKQRPGMKLCHLQQPIRWAVNDNLESWLYQAFLLDSELTPSQPVELGDISLINLRKSELISNLSVLKTCFALLVNAHYQTSPNDLLHLLQDEHCQIYVAQNKNEVVGVMLTVEEGNLDSNLVKDIQIGKRRPKGHLAPVTIINQLGYSEVGALSTLRVMRIAVHPDLQGQGIGQQMLKQLEQTIPPHISYLSTSFGATEELIAFWQRSGFESIRLGSMRDAASGCYSLLMVRQCGPQQAWIYEAKSLFEELLPLSAASTYPKLEPSLIRALLPGSVSTCQPHLTKRTLVECYAQGGNNFESVSVWIQQWLLRCGLADVSDLMISKLFLNKDWSECAKQYGLPGRKQVEAQIRNELQVLFAKFTL
- a CDS encoding DUF342 domain-containing protein produces the protein MWKICLEWSEDKTRILARLPGDIELGGELNQKELPEQLQAMNACQTFVDEAEVVRFINCTRERKSEAYEGIVVAQIKNALVEVELSNNDMLASMKIVGAYGGRGLRGPEIVQALAHARVSKGINKLALKKIMVVSNQLKPGETFTQPVAVGKQPVKGKDAIFTPLVKDITKRILKPKEGQTTSDKIDLRNLGETIAVDVGDEVMRRTPATKGVPGFTVQGRVIPPQAGKDSPIKPGKGTEISKADPNLLLASVSGTPLIKDKTIEVDSALCLNSVGVNTGHVKFKGNVIIGGNIESGMIVKATGSITVGGFIESADVQAEGDIQVAKGIIGHTVSDGQPKSCHVRTKTSIRASYAQYCELQSGEDIELAVHSMNNDIECGRNLTVLDASGKNGTLSGGDAKVGSKVVCSQLGVEGDTATKVEAFARYALYRERIASLKEEYKSAQEGTMDVIRKELEFKKRPKAERTDEEQAQIEVMKAQNNARLEEVKQKLEQTEHEFEVSLEENIVEAKDRVFTRVTVQFGDEQVTTKRTHGGCVFSFNQYEIKVAANLEEEDVVAI
- a CDS encoding CatB-related O-acetyltransferase, yielding MKAFDTWLKGQVIKDHVTNPNIEVGDYSYYSGFYHGKTFEDQSVRYLMGDSVTQQEWQDGAYGEVDKLLIGKFCSIASGATFMMAGNQGHRVDWISTFPFSPEEFGEDVQSGFERAGNTVVGNDVWIGSEAMIMPGVKIGDGAVIGARSVITKDVPPYSIVVGHNHIVRQRFDDECIAMLLEVRWWDWPINQIKQAMKIMCSSDIRALGTYYHEHIA
- a CDS encoding LysR family transcriptional regulator, giving the protein MEIKWLSYVPMYIALCEEKSIAGAAKKLRCSNAHASRQLKQLEEILLVQLIQRTTRQFNHTYDGLRFYQQVKGLMEGAEQINEQVMESDRVAGHLRIAASASFGAVLLNRALIEFRQLYPEVTFEVIFSETPLDLIESGFDVSFFFTNNPPEGYIGHHLRSLHCKPFAHKAYLSNKPRIATPEDLYQLDHIVYRNEVLNLDTWRFHHLQTKQEVSVVLQSVLSFNLVQSMLEATLAGCGVAMLDEFALEKLNCEERTQLVPLLPDWQTDAILLLYILYPKREHLPKRTRVFIEHFKQQSS